GACAACAAGGGCTCGGCGGGAGGCCCCCGGGCCACGTCGTTGCTGGTGGGGGGCCGGGGGCGAGGGGAGGACAGCTCCCCCAGCCCCGAGGGTCCGACGGGTGTCAGGGGGCGCCATGCACTGCAGCCTGGCCTGCCCCGTCctgctgggggggggggacaagCGGCTGGTCCTCGGCGCGCGCGTCGGGAGGCGGGTGGAGACAGAGGCGAGAGAcgaagagacagagatggagagagaggcagagtcACCCGCTGCGAGAGAGCCCGGGCGCGGGGGTTGCGGGGTGCAGAAAGAAAGCTAAAGACCAAGGCGGGGAGGTGGCCCCGCTGTCCCCTCCTGCCTTCCCGCCTCCACGCGCGCGCGTCCCAGGGGCTCCAGGGCCCCCTCACCAGAGCGGATGCGCCAAGGTGAAGCGCCGCTGCACGCGGCTGCCCTGGGTCACCAGGAGCTTCCTGAAGAGCCCGGGGGAGCCGCGGGGGGAGCCGGGCGCGGGGGTCCCCTGCATGGCGGAGACCTCGTGGAGGCGGGACGCGGGGCCAGGGTGCGCGGGAGCTTTTCTGGCCGGccgcgggggcggggcctggcgggGAGGGGCCGGCCGCGGCccggacacacacacacgcacacacacacgcacccgGAACAAGTGGGGCAATTGAGGCACGGCGGTGGGGCGCGAGTGCCCGCTGCCCTTCCTTGGAGGCCCCGCCCCTTGGGACCGGAACACGGATCTCGGCCCACTTCCCTCCGCCCGCACTTCCCCCATTAGCCAACCTGTGGGACCAAAAATTTGGCTGAGAAGAGTGGGATGCGGAAGTCAGAGGAGGGAGGTGTTTACAGCCCTGGGCTCCAGCAAGTGGGGGTTGAGGAGGGGCACCCTGTTTCCAATCCCCCTCTCCATTATCCACATGAGGAACTTGAGGTCCAGGGCCTGCAAGGGGATGCCCAGAAACCCCAAACCTTTAGTTCTAGGCCAGGTGTGGAAACAGGCTTAGAGAGTGGAACAGCCTTGGGGCTTCGTGCCCCCCCTTCCACACCCCACACGACCCGCTCCTCTCGCTGACACTCCCCAGACCCATCTCTGGGTTCCTTCACCTCCCTGCTGTCTCTGCTGGACAAACATCCGTCTCCAACCCGGCCAGGCCCTCTGTCCCGCGGCTCAGCCAAGTGCCCTCCCCTGCTTCCCCTTGCAGGGCCCcacggctgggaaggggggcATTTGGGGTCTGCAGGGTTTGGGGGGGTCTGAGTCAGGCTCTCTGCCCTCAGAACACTGGGGTCCTTGCTTTACAGAGGAAACCAAATCTCAGATGACGGCATACTGGGAGGTGTGGCAGTGGCCACGTCACAggtaggggaaactgaggccaaggagGCTGCTACTGTGGGAGAGCCCCTGGCCCAGCCTTGCCCTGCGGGTCCGTCTCCTTGGAAACGGCAATCCCAGGGGTATCTGAGATGCAACTCGGGGTGACCAGGGCTTCGACGGGGGAACTGAGGCACTGTGGGGAGGAGACTCCGACCCCGTCCCACTAAGGTGGGAAACATTATcgcccccactttacagataaggaaacggAGGCCCTAAGAGGGGTGGGGCAGCCGGGAGGACAGAGCGTCTCCTCGTCCCCCTCCCACCCTGGTGGACACCTGGTGGGACTCAGCTCTCACTGTCCCCAAGACAAAAATATGTCTGTAGCTGCTGGGCCTAATTATAGCCAGTTCCCAGGGGACGGGGCCGCCAGGACTGGCCTGGTGCAGCTGCTGGAGCCGGAGTCCGAGGAGCCCTGAGACCTCCCCAGCCCCATGGGAGGGGCTCACGGTGGTCCCCTGCCCCCAAGGGGAAACTGATGCACAGAGCGCTTCCGTCACTTCCCTGGAATTGCAGGTGTTAAATGGAAGGTCAAGGCCAAACATGATACTTTGAGCATCTCCATCGCACCTGGAGCTGAGCCAAGAAAAAGCCATTTGATTTTCAAGACAGCTCCACAAGGTGGGGTTACgtcatctccattttgcagatggggaaactgaggcccagggaggcggGGTCACGCAGCCAGTAAGCAGGGCCAGGGGCTTTCTCAGACACCCCTTGCCCCTTAATGAGTTATCCGGCTTTCCCCCTCCAGGGTCCCAGGGGCCGTACCGCTAACATCAATATTTTATCCCGACTTTTAACAGAAATGTTTCATTAGTAGgttcagtttttaaatattttatcaactACATGAACAGTAATGTGTTATTAGTGCTTTGGAAGGAAGCCAGGACCCACGGGGTAAGGGGCGGGGGCCATGTCCCTGCGCTGTGTGGGAGCACCCCACTGCCAAGGGTTCCCCCACTTGAGCCTCCCTTCCCTGGGGGACACTTTTCTCCTTTGCCACCAGGTGGCCCCAGCGACACAGGAAGTGAGTGCTAAGggccattttacaggtgagtaaACAGAGGCCCAAGGAGGAGAGACAAGTGGCCCCAAGTCCCACGGAGGGTCCTGGCTGGCGGAGGAGGGGGGTGCCGAGTCCTTGCTCCCACTTGGACATGGGACTGTGTGTCAGTTCCCACCTGCACCTGCTCCAGACCCTCTCACAGCTCCCCATTGCCCCCTATTCAAGTCCACCCCTCCCCAGAGGCCACGTGTGCCAGACACCTGCCGACCCCCCGCCTCACCCTGTGGCAGTCCCCCGCGCCTCATCGCTACTCCACAGACTGGCCAGGCTCCCCGACCCCGTGG
Above is a window of Choloepus didactylus isolate mChoDid1 chromosome 25, mChoDid1.pri, whole genome shotgun sequence DNA encoding:
- the LOC119520295 gene encoding uncharacterized protein LOC119520295 isoform X2 is translated as MEPAACKLGPQAAQAERAVPADSRRPRAPPPTPASPPRRPRAQALPAVRGFEPERRVESSEDATPRNHAEWVLLARGSPLSRRRALSHPEHPAWHAPGTTRARREAPGPRRCWWGAGGEGRTAPPAPRVRRVSGGAMHCSLACPVLLGGGDKRLVLGARVGRRVETEARDEETEMEREAESPAAREPGRGGCGVQKES